CCGCGAACGGCAGAGCGTACGCGGCATCGGCCGCGACCGGCGCACCGCCCAGGTCGCGCACGGTGCGCACCAGCGCGTCGCGCCGGGCCCGGTGCCCGTCGAAGGCGGCCGTGGCCTCGCTGCCGCGCCGCCCGTCGAGCCGGCCGCCGAGCACCGCGTAGCCGTACACCGCGGCGTGTTCGGCGGCCAGGGCGGCCTGTGCGGCCTTCAGTTCCTCGGGGCCGTCCCCGGCCCGCGTGTCCATGACGCTCATGACGCGGTGTCCTTGGCGAGTTCGGTGAGCAGGTACGCGTGCACGGCGCCGGCCGCCGCGACGGAGGCCAGCAGCCGGGCGAGCTCCGGTTCCGCCTCCAGGAGCGAGACGGTGTGCGCGTCGGCGGCGCGTCGTGCCGCCGCGGCGAGTTCCTTGAGAGCGGCCTTCGGCTCGACGGCCGGAGCCGCTGCGGGCGGACCGGGCGCCGTCGCCCCGGCGCCCTTCGACAGGGCCGCCGTGTGCTCCTGTACGGCCGAACGCAGCGGGGCCAGTCCGGCGGCCGTCGCGGGGTGGGCCGCCGCCACCTGGTCGTACCGGGCGAGCAGCGAGGCGCTCACACGCGTCGCGCTCCCGCGCAGTTTCCGCTGTGCCCGGGCGTCCGAGGCCCGGGCGCGGGCCTCGGCCTGGGCCCGTGAACCGGCGTTCGTGGAACCCTTCCTGGCCTCCGGCCCGTCACCGTCGCCGCAGCCCGCCAGCACCGCGCCCATCGAAAGCGCTCCAGTGGCCGCGAGCGCGGCCCTGCGCGTCGTCCCCGTCCGCCGCACGTGTCTCCTCCGGGTCCCGTTCGGTACTGACTGGTTCTGTCCTGAAGTGATCACCGCTGGCGAGCGTACCCGCGCCCCGGGGCAGGCGGACGGCAACACCCCTCCGGACCGGATACCCTTTGACCTGACACACGACGATCCCCACAACAGCACACGCGGCCGAGGAGTCACCCGGGATGAGCACCACCCAGAGCGAGAGGCTGCGCGAACTGCTGGAACCGCTCGTCAGCGCCGAGGAACTGGATCTCGAAGAGATCGAGGTGGCCCGGGCCGGGCGCCGTCAGGTGCTTCGAGTCGTCGTCGATTCCGAACAGGGTGTCGAACTGGACGCCTGCGCCGAGCTCAGCCGCGCGATCTCCGAGAAGCTCGACGAGACGGACGCCATGGGCGAGGGCGAGTACGTCCTCGAAGTGAGCTCTCCGGGCGCCGACCGCCCGTTGACCGAGCACCGCCACTACGTACGCGCCACCGGCCGCCTCGCGAGGCTCCAACTGACCGAGGGCGGCGAGCTGGTCGCTCGCATCCTCGCCGTCGACGACGAGGGACTGGACCTCGAAGTGCCGGGCGTGAAGGGCCGTAAGCCCACCGCCCGCCGGGTCTCCTTCGACGAGATCGCGAAGGCGCGCGTGGAGATCGAATTCAACCGCAAGGACAAGAAGGAAGAGGAGGCGTAGCCGTGGACATCGATGTGAAGCTGCTGAAGGGCTTGGCGCAGGACAAGGAGATCCCCTTCGACGTGCTCGTCGGGGCGATCGAGTCGGCCCTCCTCATCGCGTACCACCGTACGGACGGCAGCCACCGCCGGGCGCGGGTCGAGCTGAACGAGCGCGGCCACGTGACGGTGTGGGCCAAGGAGGACCCGGCCGACCTCGAAGAGGGCCAGGAGCCCAAGGAGTTCGACGACACCCCGTCCGGCTTCGGCCGGATCGCGGCGACGACCGCCAAGCAGGTCATCCTGCAGCGGCTGCGCGACGCGGAGGACGACCGGACGTTCGGCGAGTACGCCGGCCACGAGGGCGATGTCGTCACCGGTCTGGTCCAGCAGGGCAAGGACCCGAAGAACGTCCTCGTCGACATCGGCAAGATGGAAGCCATCCTGCCCGTCCAGGAGCAGGTGCCGGGCGAGGAGTACACGCACGGCCTCCGGCTGCGTTCGTACGTCGTCCGGGTCGCCAAGGGCGTCCGCGGTCCGTCCGTGACGCTGTCGCGTACCCACCCCAACCTCGTGAAGAAGCTCTTCGCGCTGGAGGTCCCGGAGATCGCCGACGGCTCGGTCGTCATCGAGGCGATCGCCCGCGAGGCCGGTCACCGCAGCAAGATCGCGGTGCGCTCCACCCGCGCAGGTCTGAACCCCAAGGGCGCCTGCATCGGCCCGATGGGCAGCCGGGTGCGCAACGTCATGGCCGAGCTGCACGGCGAGAAGATCGACATCGTTGACTGGTCGGACGACCCGGCCGAGATGGTCGCCAACGCGCTGTCGCCCGCACGGGTGAGCAAGGTCGAGGTCGTGGACCTCGGTGCCCGGTCCGCCCGGGTCACCGTGCCCGACTACCAGCTGTCGCTGGCGATCGGCAAGGAGGGGCAGAACGCCCGCCTCGCCGCCCGCCTCACCGGCTGGCGCATCGACATCCGCCCGGACACGGAGACGGACGAGGAGCGGGACATCGCGGACCGTGAGCGCGCCGAGCGCGCCAGGGACCGGTCGCAGCGGGGCTGATCCCGGCCCCTCCGGTATCGGGCCGAGCCGATTCGTGACCGGCCCGAAGGAATAGATCGGGGCGCCACGGCGCTGAGATCACGACAACATCCGTTCGATTTTTGCCCCAAAGGGGTGAGGTCGTTGCGGGGAGGTAGACTTAAACGTGTCTGGCCGGACGCACGCCCGCGCTTGCCCCGAACGAACCTGTGTGGGATGCCGGGAGCGGGCGGCCAAGAGCGAGCTGGTGCGCATCGTGGTGGATGAGGGTGAATGCGTCCCTGATCCGCGCGGTACGCTGCCCGGCCGGGGTGCGTATCTGCACCCCGCCTCTGTCTGTCTCGACCTGGCGGTTCGCCGCCGGGCATTCCCCCGGGCCTTCAAGGCCAAGGGGCCGTTCGGATCCGCGGCACTGCAGCGGTTCGTCGAGCGGGTGACAACGCAAGAAAAGTGAACGGCACGGGACCCCGTGCGGTCAGGTACCTCGCGAGTTGGAAGTAGGTCGAGATTGCGATGAGCACTCGATGAGTACGCGATGAGTACGCCCATGAAGTAGCGACGGTCCGGCGGTAACCCGGACCTAAAAGGAGCGAAGTGGCTAAGGTCCGGGTATACGAGCTCGCCAAGGAGTTCGGGGTTGAGAGCAAGGTCGTCATGGCCAAGCTCCAAGAACTCGGTGAATTCGTACGTTCGGCGTCCTCGACGATCGAGGCGCCGGTTGTACGCAAGTTGACTGACGCACTGCAGGGGCCCGGCGGCAACGCCGGCAAGTCCGCTGCGAAGCCTGGCGCGCCCCGCAAGGCCGCCCCCTCGAAGCCCGCAGCGCCCTCCCCGGCCGCTGCGGCACGTCCCGCTGCCCCGAAGCCCGGCGTCCCGGCCCCCAAGCCGGTCGCAGCCGAGGCCCCGGAGAGCAGCGCCCCCGCCGCACCTTCCGCGCCGTCCGCGGGCCCGCGTCCGGGCCCCAAGCCCGCGCCGAAGCCCGCACCGGTCACCCCGGTGCCCGCGGCTGAATTCTCCGCTCCGGCCCCGGCTCAGCCGGCCCAGCCGCAGCAGGCCCCGCGTCCCGCGGGTGCCACCCCCGGCCCCCGCCCCGCCTCCCGTCCGGCTCCGGCCGGCGGTCAGCGCGACGGTGGCCGTGACGCAGGTCAGCGCGACGGCGGCCGTGGTGGCGAGCGTGGCGGCGACCGCCCCGCGCGTCCCGCGGGCCAGGGAGCGCCGCGACCCGCAGGTGCTCGTCCGGCGGGTCCCCGTCCGGGCAACAACCCCTTCACCTCCGGTGGCTCCACCGGCATGGCGCGTCCCCAGGCCCCGCGGCCCGGCGGCGCCCCGCGTCCCGGTGGCGGTCAGGACCGTCCGGAGCGCCCCGGCGCCCCGCGTCCGCAGGGCGGCCCCGGTGGCGCCCCGCGCCCGCAGGGTCAGGGTGGTGCCCGTCCGAGTCCCGGCGGCATGCCCCGTCCGCAGGCTCCCCGTCCGGGCGGTGCCCCGTCCGGTAACCGGCCGAACCCGGGCATGATGCCGCAGCGTCCCGCTGCGGGTCCGCGTCCCGGTGGTGGCCCCGGTGGCGGTGGCCGTGGTCCCGGTGGCGGCGGCGGTCGTCCCGGCGGCGGTGGCGGCGCAGGCCGTCCCGGTGGCGGCGGCTTCGCAGGCCGTCCGGCCGGTCCCGGTGGTGGCGGCGGCGGTTTCGCCGGTCGTCCCGGTGGTCCCGGTGGCGGTGGCGGCGCAGGCCGTCCCGGTGGTGGCGGCGGCTTCGGCGGTCGTCCCGGCTTCGGTGGACGTCCCGGCGGCCCGGGTGCCCGTGGTGGCACACAGGGTGCGTTCGGCCGTCCCGGTGGTCCCGCGCGTCGTGGTCGCAAGTCGAAGCGTCAGAGGCGCCAGGAGTACGAGGCCATGCAGGCCCCGTCGGTGGGCGGCGTCATGCTGCCTCGCGGCAACGGGCAGGCTGTCCGGCTGTCGCGCGGTGCGTCCCTCACGGACTTCGCGGAGAAGATCAACGCCAACCCGGCGTCGCTCGTCGCCGTGATGATGAACCTCGGCGAGATGGTCACTGCCACGCAGTCCGTCTCCGACGAGACGCTGAAGCTTCTCGCGGACGAGATGAACTACATCCTCGAGATCGTCAGCCCCGAGGAGGAGGACCGCGAGCTGCTCGAGTCCTTCGACATCGAGTTCGGCGAGGACGAGGGCGGCGAAGAGGCCCTGGTCTCCCGTCCGCCGGTCGTGACCGTCATGGGTCACGTCGACCACGGTAAGACCCGACTGCTGGACGCGATCCGCAAGACGAACGTCGTTGCGGGCGAGGCCGGCGGTATCACGCAGCACATCGGTGCGTACCAGGTCGGCGCCGAGGTCAACGGCGAGGACCGTCGCATCACCTTCATCGACACCCCGGGTCACGAGGCGTTCACCGCCATGCGTGCACGTGGTGCGAAGTCCACCGACATCGCGATCCTCGTGGTGGCGGCGAACGACGGTGTGATGCCCCAGACGATCGAGGCGCTGAACCACGCCAAGGCGGCCGAGGTGCCGATCGTGGTCGCGGTCAACAAGATCGACGTCGAGGGTGCCGACCCGACCAAGGTGCGCGGTCAGCTCACCGAGTTCGGTCTGGTGGCCGAGGAGTACGGCGGCGACACGATGTTCGTCGACATCTCCGCCAAGCAGGGCCTCAACATCGAGGCTCTTCTGGAGGCCGTCGTCCTCACCGCCGACGCCTCGCTCGACCTGCGGGCCAACCCGGAGCAGGACGCGCAGGGTATTGCGATCGAGTCCCACCTCGACCGCGGCCGTGGTGCCGTTGCGACCGTCCTGGTCCAGCGAGGCACGCTGCGGGTCGGCGACACGATGGTGGTCGGCGACGCGTACGGCCGAGTCCGCGCGATGCTCGACGACAAGGGCGAGAACGTCGAGGAAGCGGGTCCCTCGACCCCCGTCCTCGTGCTGGGTCTCACCAACGTCCCGGGTGCCGGCGACAACTTCCTGGTCGTCGACGAGGACCGTACGGCCCGTCAGATCGCCGAGAAGCGTGCCGCTCGTGAGCGCAACGCCAACTTCGCCCGCAAGGGTGTCCGGTTCTCCCTGGAGAACCTGGACGAGGCGCTCAAGGCCGGTCTGGTCCAGGAGCTCAACCTCATCATCAAGGGCGACGCGTCCGGTTCGGTGGAGGCTCTCGAGTCCTCGCTGCTCCAGCTCGACGTCGGTGAAGAGGTCGACATCCGGGTCCTGCACCGCGGTGTGGGTGCGGTCACCGAGTCGGACATCGACCTGGCGACCGGCTCCGACGCCATCGTGATCGGCTTCAACGTGCGCGCCGCAGGGCGTGCGCAGCAGATGGCCGAGCGCGAAGGCGTGGACGTCCGGTACTACTCGGTCATCTACCAGGCGATCGAAGAGATCGAAGCGGCCCTCAAGGGCATGCTCAAGCCGGAGTACGAAGAGGTCGAGCTCGGTACGGCGGAGATCCGCGAGGTCTTCCGCTCGTCCAAGCTGGGCAACATCGCCGGTGTGCTGGTCCGGTCCGGCGAGGTCAAGCGCAACACCAAGGCGCGCCTGCTGCGTGATGGCAAGGTCATCGCGGAGAGCCTCAACATCTCCGGTCTGCGCCGCTTCAAGGACGACGTCACCGAGATCCGCGAAGGCTTCGAGGGCGGTATCAACCTCGGAAACTTCAACGACATCAAGATCGACGACGTCATCGCGACGTACGAGATGCGCGAGAAGCCGCGAGGCTGACCCGTACCTCAACAGTCGGGGCCGGTCGACGGGTCTTATTCCGTCGATCGGCCCCGGCCGTTCCGTGTACGGTTCTTGTGTCCCTGCCAAGCGCTGGCAGGGCACGAACCCGAACCGGCGGGACATCCGGACATACATGTATGTGGGGACACTGTCCTTCGATCTGCTCCTCGGCGACGTACGTTCGTTGAAGGAGAAACGCTCCATCGTCCGGCCGATCGTTGCCGAACTTCAGCGCAAGTACGCGGTGAGCGTGGCGGAGACGGGTGAACAGGATCTCCATCGCAGGGCCGAGATCGGCCTCGCGGTGGTCTCCGGGGACACCGGACATCTCACAGATGTACTGGACCGGTGCGAGCGGCTGGTGGCCGCGCGCCCCGAGGTGGAGCTGCTGTCGGTTCGACGGCGGCTGCACAGCGACGAAGACTGAACGAGCAAGGCAAACCCAGAAGGAAGAGTGACGGACCGGTGACCGACAACGCGCGGGCCCGAAAGCTGGCCGATCGCATCCAGGTCGTGGTCGCGGAGACCCTGGACCGGCGTATCAAGGATCCGCGGCTCGGATTCGTGACGATCACGGACGCTCGCGTCACCGGCGATCTGCGGGAGGCCACGGTCTTCTACACGGTCTACGGGGACGACGAGGAGCGTGCGGCCTCCGCCGCCGCGCTGGAGAGCGCCAAGGGCGTCCTCCGCTCCGAGGTCGGCAAGCAGATCGGGGTCCGGTTCACGCCGACCCTGGCCTTCGTGCCGGACGCCCTCCCGGACAACGCCCGCACCATCGAGGACCTCCTCGACAAGGCGCGTGCCAAGGACGCGGCGGTGCGTGAGGTGTCGACCGGCGCGACGTACGCGGGCGGGGCCGACCCGTACCGCAAGCCGGAGGACGAGGACGACGAGGCCGACGGGTCCGACGAGAACGAGGGCCCTGCCTCCGCATGACTCAGCAGAACAGAACGCCGGACGGCCTCGTCATCGTCGACAAGCCGTCCGGCTTCACTTCGCACGACGTCGTCGCCAAGATGCGCGGCATCGCCCGTACCCGCCGTGTCGGTCACGCCGGCACGCTGGACCCGATGGCCACGGGCGTGCTCGTGCTCGGCGTGGAGAAGGCCACCAAGCTGCTCGGCCACCTCGCGCTGACCGAGAAGGAGTACCTCGGCACGATCCGGCTCGGCCAGGACACCGTGACGGACGACGCGGAGGGCGAGATCACCTCGTCCACCGACGCGTCGGGCGTGACCCGTGAGGGCATCGACGCCGGCGTCGCGGCCCTGACCGGCGCGATCATGCAGGTGCCGTCCAAGGTCAGCGCCATCAAGATCGACGGCAAGCGGTCGTACGCGCGGGTGCGCGGCGGCGAGGAGTTCGAGATCCCGGCGCGTCCGGTGACCATCTCGTCCTTCCACGTCTACGACGTGCGCGAGGCCGTGGCGGAGGACGGGACCCCGGTCGTCGACCTGGTCGTCTCCGTCGTCTGCTCCTCCGGTACGTACATCCGGGCCATCGCCCGCGACCTCGGTGCCGGGCTCGGCGTCGGCGGACATCTGACCGCGCTGCGTCGCACCCGGGTGGGCCCGTACGGACTGGACATGGCCAGGACGCTCGACCAGCACCAGCAGGAGCTGACCGTGATGCCGGTCGCGGAGGCCGCCTCCTCGGCGTTCCCCCGCTGGGACGTCGACGAGAAGCGGGCCAAGCTGCTGCTCAACGGGGTCCGGCTGGACATGCCCTCGTATCCGCCGGGGCCGGTCGCGGTCTTCGGTCCCGACGGGACGTTCCTGGTGCTCGTCGAGGAGCAGCACGGCAAGGCCAAGAGCCTCGCCGTCTTCGCCTGACCCGCCGCCGGTCCCGCGTGCCGTTCGCCGTGGAGCGGGCAGTGCCCCCTGTGCCCGCTCCACGATCCCCCTCCCTCGGAGAGCTCTGTCCAAAGAGCGGTGTGAATTCACCCCAATGGACGGGCGCTCGGAGTGAATACGGGGTGCACAAGGGGGCGCGTTACCTCGGTCCGCTACGCGCGCCGATCCGTGCCGACCTACGGTCGGACCATGGGCAGCGGGGACCGGCCGGAGCTGGTAAGAATCTGCGATCGCGCCGGCCGGCCGCGGGGGACGGGATTCGTCGCGGACGACCGCGGCACGGTCCTCACCAGCCATGAGGCCGTCGCCACGTCCGTACCGCTGACGCTGCACGGACGGGACGGACGGCGCTGCGCCGTGCGGCCCGAGGACGTCACGCCCCTGGCGGAGCTCGGCCTCGCCCTGGTGCGCACCGACGGGCCCGACGCCCTGGGCGCGCAGCCGCTGCCGGTGACCGTCAGGGACCGGATCGGGACGGGTACGTACGTGCGCATCGCCGCCCACGGGTGGCGCGAGGCCCGCGTGCTCGGATCGGCCCCCGCGACGTACGCCCACGGGGGCCTGACCCACCGGATCGACGGGGCGCTGGTCCTGGCCCTCGGCACCGACGGACGGGACGCACTGCGCTCGGGCGGGGCGGCCGTGGGCGGGCCGGTGATGGACCCGGAGACCGGTGCGGTCCTCGGCGTGCTCTCCACGGCCCGCGGAGCGGGACACGAGTCGGCAGGGCTCGCGGTGCCCCTCACCGGGCGGACCGCGGGGCCCGGCTCCGAGCTCTTCCAGGCCCTGCTGCGGCGGAACGCGACGACCGTGCCCGGCTACGGCCGCGACCTCAACCTCGCGGGCGCCCACCAGCTGACCGCCACCTCGGTCGGGTCGCTGGGCGGTCCGGGCCACCGTACGGAGCCCGTCGACCGGCCCGACGTCGCCGGGGCCTTCGCCGCCTTCGAGGCGGGTACGGGACAGGTGCTCGGTCTCGTCGGGGCCCCCGGAACCGGCCGCACCACCGAGCTCGCCGCCCTGGCCGCCCGCCGCGCGCAGGGGTCCGTGCCCGCCCTCACCCTCTGGCTGCGCGGCGCCGACCTGCTGGCCGACGACACCTCGGTCGCCGACGCGACGGCCCGCACCCTTCAGCGGTCCGGACGGATCATCGCCGCCGCCGGCGCCGGGGGAGACATGGCGGCGGCCACCCCCGAGGGTGTGGCGGCGCTCGCCACCGCGGCCGGAAGCCCCCTGCTCGTCGTGCTCGACGGCCCGGAGGAGATGCCGCCGCTGCTGGCCCACCGGCTGGCCGACTGGACCGCGGGGACGGCCGACTGGCTGAGCGCCCACGGGGTGCGGATGGTCGTCGCCTGCCGCCCCGAGCACTGGGAGACCGCGGGCGGGCTCTACCCGCCCGACGTCCTGCACCGCCCCGAGCGGCCCGCGGGACGGCTGCCGTCCGCCGTGCGCCTCGGCGACCTGACCGCGGGCCAGGCGGCACTGGCCCGGGAGCGGTACGGCATCCCGGCCGGTGCGATCACCCCGGGCCACGACCGCCATCCGCTCACGCTGCGCCTGCTGGCCGAGGTACGGGAAGCGCTGCCCCCCGACGTCGCCGGCCGGCCCGGCACGGAGGACGTCTTCGGTGCCCACCTGGACCTGATGTGCGTCCGCATCGCCGTCCGGATCGCCGCCGGGGACGAGCAGCGGCTCCGGGGCTCGGCGGTGCGCAGGCTGGCCGCGAAGGTGGCGGGCCAGGTCCACGAGGCGGCCCGGCGCTGTCTCGGACCGGGGCAGGGGGAGCTGGACAGGGCCGCGTTCGAGGAACTCTTTCCGTGGCGCACGGGCTGGGCCTCGGCGGTCCTCACGGAGGGCCTCCTGACCCCGGCGGGCGCCGGCTACCGCTTCGCTCACGAGGAACTGGGCGACTGGGTCCAGGGCGCGCACCTGGACCTCGGCGCGGCGCTGCACGCCCTGGTCCACCGCTGGCACGCGTCGCGCTCACCGGACGGAGCCGGGATCGGAGCCGGAGCCGCATCCCGGGCCGGGGAACGCGGGGACGGGCCGCCCGTCCGGGGTGTGCGCGGCCTCCGGGCCGGTCACGGTGCCGACCCGGTCTCCGCACGG
The Streptomyces sp. NBC_00234 DNA segment above includes these coding regions:
- a CDS encoding ferritin-like domain-containing protein; this translates as MSVMDTRAGDGPEELKAAQAALAAEHAAVYGYAVLGGRLDGRRGSEATAAFDGHRARRDALVRTVRDLGGAPVAADAAYALPFAVRDPAAAVRLAAVLEDRIAGVYSDLVRAAEGPLRREAAGALREAAVRAVRWRGTGVAFPGLAEKATTGEAAGPEGTSGTH
- the rimP gene encoding ribosome maturation factor RimP, whose translation is MSTTQSERLRELLEPLVSAEELDLEEIEVARAGRRQVLRVVVDSEQGVELDACAELSRAISEKLDETDAMGEGEYVLEVSSPGADRPLTEHRHYVRATGRLARLQLTEGGELVARILAVDDEGLDLEVPGVKGRKPTARRVSFDEIAKARVEIEFNRKDKKEEEA
- the nusA gene encoding transcription termination factor NusA, translating into MDIDVKLLKGLAQDKEIPFDVLVGAIESALLIAYHRTDGSHRRARVELNERGHVTVWAKEDPADLEEGQEPKEFDDTPSGFGRIAATTAKQVILQRLRDAEDDRTFGEYAGHEGDVVTGLVQQGKDPKNVLVDIGKMEAILPVQEQVPGEEYTHGLRLRSYVVRVAKGVRGPSVTLSRTHPNLVKKLFALEVPEIADGSVVIEAIAREAGHRSKIAVRSTRAGLNPKGACIGPMGSRVRNVMAELHGEKIDIVDWSDDPAEMVANALSPARVSKVEVVDLGARSARVTVPDYQLSLAIGKEGQNARLAARLTGWRIDIRPDTETDEERDIADRERAERARDRSQRG
- a CDS encoding YlxR family protein, with translation MSGRTHARACPERTCVGCRERAAKSELVRIVVDEGECVPDPRGTLPGRGAYLHPASVCLDLAVRRRAFPRAFKAKGPFGSAALQRFVERVTTQEK
- the infB gene encoding translation initiation factor IF-2: MAKVRVYELAKEFGVESKVVMAKLQELGEFVRSASSTIEAPVVRKLTDALQGPGGNAGKSAAKPGAPRKAAPSKPAAPSPAAAARPAAPKPGVPAPKPVAAEAPESSAPAAPSAPSAGPRPGPKPAPKPAPVTPVPAAEFSAPAPAQPAQPQQAPRPAGATPGPRPASRPAPAGGQRDGGRDAGQRDGGRGGERGGDRPARPAGQGAPRPAGARPAGPRPGNNPFTSGGSTGMARPQAPRPGGAPRPGGGQDRPERPGAPRPQGGPGGAPRPQGQGGARPSPGGMPRPQAPRPGGAPSGNRPNPGMMPQRPAAGPRPGGGPGGGGRGPGGGGGRPGGGGGAGRPGGGGFAGRPAGPGGGGGGFAGRPGGPGGGGGAGRPGGGGGFGGRPGFGGRPGGPGARGGTQGAFGRPGGPARRGRKSKRQRRQEYEAMQAPSVGGVMLPRGNGQAVRLSRGASLTDFAEKINANPASLVAVMMNLGEMVTATQSVSDETLKLLADEMNYILEIVSPEEEDRELLESFDIEFGEDEGGEEALVSRPPVVTVMGHVDHGKTRLLDAIRKTNVVAGEAGGITQHIGAYQVGAEVNGEDRRITFIDTPGHEAFTAMRARGAKSTDIAILVVAANDGVMPQTIEALNHAKAAEVPIVVAVNKIDVEGADPTKVRGQLTEFGLVAEEYGGDTMFVDISAKQGLNIEALLEAVVLTADASLDLRANPEQDAQGIAIESHLDRGRGAVATVLVQRGTLRVGDTMVVGDAYGRVRAMLDDKGENVEEAGPSTPVLVLGLTNVPGAGDNFLVVDEDRTARQIAEKRAARERNANFARKGVRFSLENLDEALKAGLVQELNLIIKGDASGSVEALESSLLQLDVGEEVDIRVLHRGVGAVTESDIDLATGSDAIVIGFNVRAAGRAQQMAEREGVDVRYYSVIYQAIEEIEAALKGMLKPEYEEVELGTAEIREVFRSSKLGNIAGVLVRSGEVKRNTKARLLRDGKVIAESLNISGLRRFKDDVTEIREGFEGGINLGNFNDIKIDDVIATYEMREKPRG
- a CDS encoding DUF503 domain-containing protein, with translation MYVGTLSFDLLLGDVRSLKEKRSIVRPIVAELQRKYAVSVAETGEQDLHRRAEIGLAVVSGDTGHLTDVLDRCERLVAARPEVELLSVRRRLHSDED
- the rbfA gene encoding 30S ribosome-binding factor RbfA, translated to MTDNARARKLADRIQVVVAETLDRRIKDPRLGFVTITDARVTGDLREATVFYTVYGDDEERAASAAALESAKGVLRSEVGKQIGVRFTPTLAFVPDALPDNARTIEDLLDKARAKDAAVREVSTGATYAGGADPYRKPEDEDDEADGSDENEGPASA
- the truB gene encoding tRNA pseudouridine(55) synthase TruB — protein: MTQQNRTPDGLVIVDKPSGFTSHDVVAKMRGIARTRRVGHAGTLDPMATGVLVLGVEKATKLLGHLALTEKEYLGTIRLGQDTVTDDAEGEITSSTDASGVTREGIDAGVAALTGAIMQVPSKVSAIKIDGKRSYARVRGGEEFEIPARPVTISSFHVYDVREAVAEDGTPVVDLVVSVVCSSGTYIRAIARDLGAGLGVGGHLTALRRTRVGPYGLDMARTLDQHQQELTVMPVAEAASSAFPRWDVDEKRAKLLLNGVRLDMPSYPPGPVAVFGPDGTFLVLVEEQHGKAKSLAVFA
- a CDS encoding serine protease — protein: MGSGDRPELVRICDRAGRPRGTGFVADDRGTVLTSHEAVATSVPLTLHGRDGRRCAVRPEDVTPLAELGLALVRTDGPDALGAQPLPVTVRDRIGTGTYVRIAAHGWREARVLGSAPATYAHGGLTHRIDGALVLALGTDGRDALRSGGAAVGGPVMDPETGAVLGVLSTARGAGHESAGLAVPLTGRTAGPGSELFQALLRRNATTVPGYGRDLNLAGAHQLTATSVGSLGGPGHRTEPVDRPDVAGAFAAFEAGTGQVLGLVGAPGTGRTTELAALAARRAQGSVPALTLWLRGADLLADDTSVADATARTLQRSGRIIAAAGAGGDMAAATPEGVAALATAAGSPLLVVLDGPEEMPPLLAHRLADWTAGTADWLSAHGVRMVVACRPEHWETAGGLYPPDVLHRPERPAGRLPSAVRLGDLTAGQAALARERYGIPAGAITPGHDRHPLTLRLLAEVREALPPDVAGRPGTEDVFGAHLDLMCVRIAVRIAAGDEQRLRGSAVRRLAAKVAGQVHEAARRCLGPGQGELDRAAFEELFPWRTGWASAVLTEGLLTPAGAGYRFAHEELGDWVQGAHLDLGAALHALVHRWHASRSPDGAGIGAGAASRAGERGDGPPVRGVRGLRAGHGADPVSARRRAVRSGRGIPAPRSAPEPVPGAAPERDEPRTLPVPRHRIGPVIQAMLLLGRRQGASALAHRMADLIEAIDRLSAQPGGAGAPGRPVGASAAGPDGLPESPAGTGDAVWWAAHLLGESLLRVPDARPYLGVLRVLAGRITRQDLAGDGSSPPEAYGEFGPWFWRRLRLPEDERIDLLRRLLPADGAPRADGDERYLDAVARRLTAAPHTVQALLCRWFTDERPLHAEEGLPMRPTVAAAAQALLYARRDLDIDALTEALAATAHPRAEELLRTFVEDEPSALCRAVERWAGDEDRPGRRAAAAAYAPVLLTRAVPDADRALLRGAALHLLARPADSRLHGAALTVLVHDPGTRDRYLPQALRVFAAGDPRLPVELLAEVFPAHPGPVLAALRARLARPDDGAGDVLLALAGLDTPALALHAAGLVRDYIDAHPEDGERVAAYVDARLEHGPAARALLLPLVTGLLRDRPAPPPARGALARVLAAPGSAASRPLRAELLEALLEFEQNTGRDQEVLDALLHAAAAGSGARSPVRTRALVHRTGMLLVRTPEGAARFDRRLVELAREVPGFAGMVIGWLADAPQEWAAVVGPSARRTLEALDTSQPAMTVPMQAVGREHGSLRPA